The Leptospirales bacterium genome has a window encoding:
- a CDS encoding DUF2147 domain-containing protein: protein MRKLFILSALFLGFAALAPAYAQNADAVLGTWTTQSGNARVQIYKCGSNYCGKIVWLREPNYPAGDAMAGQPKVDRENPDQSKRTRPIMGLNLVWGFSYDDGEWSGGRIYNPEEGKTYSCTLTLESPNRLKVRGYIGVSLIGKTQYWTR from the coding sequence ATGCGGAAGCTTTTCATTCTCTCAGCACTGTTTCTTGGTTTTGCCGCGCTGGCGCCAGCCTACGCACAAAATGCAGACGCAGTTCTGGGCACGTGGACTACCCAGAGCGGTAATGCACGAGTACAGATCTACAAGTGCGGCTCGAACTACTGTGGCAAGATCGTATGGCTCAGAGAGCCAAATTATCCGGCTGGAGACGCGATGGCCGGCCAACCTAAAGTAGACCGCGAAAATCCGGATCAAAGCAAACGTACTCGGCCCATTATGGGTTTGAATCTGGTCTGGGGATTTTCCTACGATGATGGCGAATGGTCTGGCGGCAGAATTTACAACCCTGAAGAAGGCAAGACCTATAGCTGCACGCTGACCCTGGAAAGCCCGAACAGACTGAAGGTGCGCGGCTACATTGGCGTATCGCTGATTGGAAAGACCCAGTACTGGACTCGCTGA
- a CDS encoding CBS domain-containing protein, producing MSDEQLKQRLLERTQHMLEASVEELMTREVITVDYNDLCAKAARILLEHHFLAVLVLKEGKPFNIATAHDLLRLGYEEVYDANRDYLRMKVGDLVKDKEFVSVRSGTRLRDLLNIMVAKKIRTVPVIDEQFVRGVVSLTDMVRWYRDTHDEIKTGRL from the coding sequence ATGAGCGACGAACAACTGAAGCAACGCCTGCTGGAGCGCACCCAGCATATGCTGGAGGCCTCGGTCGAAGAATTGATGACGCGCGAGGTCATCACGGTCGACTACAACGATCTTTGTGCAAAGGCGGCGCGCATACTCCTCGAGCATCATTTCCTGGCGGTGCTGGTTCTCAAAGAAGGAAAGCCATTCAATATCGCTACCGCCCACGATCTTTTGCGCCTGGGTTATGAAGAAGTCTACGACGCTAATCGCGACTACTTGCGTATGAAAGTTGGCGATCTGGTCAAGGATAAGGAATTTGTCAGCGTACGGTCCGGTACGCGACTGCGCGATTTGCTGAATATCATGGTCGCCAAGAAGATTCGCACGGTGCCGGTGATTGATGAGCAATTTGTACGCGGCGTGGTCAGCCTGACCGATATGGTCCGCTGGTATCGCGACACCCATGACGAAATCAAGACCGGACGCCTCTGA
- the manA gene encoding mannose-6-phosphate isomerase, class I, whose protein sequence is MIGPGGEGRPCFYELDCTVMAYDWGRRGDGAVIHRLRRSLGAAIEASEPAAELWMGDHPRAPSRLGNPNGAPLDRAIAEHSEHFLGPTLAARGFRSLPFLFKVLDAARPLSIQAHPDRERARELHARDPHNYPDTNHKPELAVCIEGMRALVGFRTPQEIATFCNHAPEFAALCSSEGQLFSEAPPAPPPGDEAGARQWIRNCYSHLMRSSKHEISEAVRSLRLRLDALSDSGGLLDVDGLFLQLTTQFGDEDAGVFSVYFLNLVQLEPGEALYLGPDEPHTYLGGAMLEIMAASDNVVRAGLTSKFCDIETLLEMLHFRGGPPQVLRPTASGERRSSFAAPASDFQLEILELERAPLSHSAADRPAILLSLASPFRVEVFRQQSLELVDATEVAAGAALFLPGDLATRGLEARLSAPAATQVHMATVGPDF, encoded by the coding sequence GTGATCGGACCAGGCGGCGAAGGTCGACCCTGCTTTTACGAGCTGGATTGCACAGTAATGGCCTACGACTGGGGGCGTCGGGGCGACGGCGCTGTGATCCATCGCCTGCGTCGCAGCCTTGGCGCGGCGATTGAGGCCAGCGAACCTGCGGCCGAACTGTGGATGGGCGACCATCCCCGAGCGCCATCGCGTCTGGGCAATCCGAACGGCGCGCCGCTGGATCGCGCCATCGCCGAACACAGCGAACACTTTCTGGGGCCGACGCTTGCGGCGCGCGGCTTCCGCTCGCTTCCGTTCTTATTCAAGGTACTCGATGCTGCACGTCCGCTTTCGATTCAGGCCCATCCGGATCGCGAACGCGCCCGCGAACTGCACGCCCGCGATCCTCACAATTATCCGGACACCAATCACAAACCGGAGCTGGCGGTCTGCATCGAAGGAATGCGGGCGCTGGTTGGCTTTCGCACGCCGCAGGAGATCGCGACCTTTTGCAATCACGCCCCGGAATTTGCGGCCCTTTGCAGCAGCGAGGGTCAGCTATTCAGTGAAGCTCCGCCGGCCCCGCCGCCTGGCGATGAGGCCGGCGCGCGCCAATGGATTCGCAATTGTTACAGCCATTTGATGCGATCCAGCAAACATGAGATCAGCGAAGCGGTTCGATCGCTGCGCTTGCGACTGGATGCCCTCTCCGATTCTGGCGGCCTGCTGGATGTCGACGGGCTCTTCTTGCAACTGACCACACAGTTTGGCGATGAAGATGCCGGCGTTTTTTCCGTATACTTTTTGAATCTGGTGCAGCTGGAACCTGGCGAGGCGCTCTACCTGGGACCGGACGAACCGCACACCTATCTTGGCGGGGCAATGCTGGAGATTATGGCGGCCTCGGACAACGTCGTTCGCGCCGGACTGACCTCAAAATTCTGCGATATTGAAACGCTGCTGGAAATGCTGCATTTCCGCGGCGGCCCGCCACAGGTGTTGCGGCCAACTGCCAGCGGCGAGCGCCGCAGTAGCTTTGCTGCGCCCGCCAGCGATTTTCAACTGGAGATTCTGGAACTGGAGCGCGCTCCGCTCAGCCATAGCGCGGCCGACCGACCGGCCATCTTGCTTTCGCTTGCATCGCCCTTTCGCGTCGAAGTGTTTCGACAGCAATCGCTGGAGCTGGTCGATGCCACAGAGGTTGCGGCCGGCGCCGCCTTATTCTTGCCCGGGGATCTGGCAACCAGGGGCCTCGAGGCGCGGCTCAGTGCGCCGGCAGCGACCCAGGTACATATGGCGACGGTCGGCCCCGATTTTTGA
- a CDS encoding methyl-accepting chemotaxis protein produces the protein MAKNKVLEERKKMNVVVNDAEDVMRDGDTLISTTDLKGIVTYANREFLQIAGLEEDELIGKPHNVVRHPDMPRSAFQDLWSTLQADRPWNGMVRNRAKAGNYYWVDANVAPVMREGRKIGYMSVRRKPTRQQVDEADRLYNSVMRGKSRLRSSQRTGMSLNLRLILGLMSAAFFALAGSVAEFLTGIRGLGLIGGLLTGAVAVAGILWVQRTILAPVKEVTRVARAIAEGDLSARIVHDRPDEVGDLQRALLMMLINTAGIIGQIKENTFRLNQSAVHLNGASVELSNSAEAASEQSSTIAAAAEEMNQNLQVMSSAIEEMSITIGEVARKTAQAAQLVAETNNRAANSDDIVSTLSQKAQNIGKVIDAIASIADQTKLLALNASIEAANAGDAGRGFAVVASEVKELARQSFESAEEIKTEITGIQQSSAEVVRAINEIRDYVQQVTEISQAIASAVEEQSTTARESASNISQLTQASSSVAANINGVSQSVKVSSSNAEQATAMVSELNGMVQNLSAMVQRFAV, from the coding sequence ATGGCAAAGAACAAGGTACTTGAAGAACGCAAAAAGATGAACGTCGTCGTCAACGACGCCGAAGACGTGATGCGCGATGGCGACACGCTGATTTCAACCACCGATCTAAAGGGCATCGTTACCTATGCAAACCGCGAGTTTTTGCAGATCGCCGGTCTGGAAGAGGACGAACTGATCGGCAAGCCGCACAATGTGGTGCGCCACCCGGACATGCCGCGCAGCGCCTTTCAGGATCTGTGGAGCACCCTGCAGGCGGATCGCCCCTGGAATGGAATGGTTCGCAACCGCGCTAAGGCGGGGAACTACTACTGGGTCGACGCCAACGTCGCGCCGGTGATGCGCGAAGGTCGAAAGATTGGCTACATGTCAGTCCGCCGCAAACCTACGCGCCAACAGGTGGATGAAGCCGATCGCCTTTACAACAGCGTGATGCGCGGCAAGTCGCGCCTGCGCTCCAGCCAGCGAACAGGCATGTCCCTGAATCTGCGCCTGATCCTTGGCCTGATGAGCGCCGCCTTTTTTGCGCTGGCCGGCAGCGTGGCGGAATTCCTCACCGGAATTCGCGGCCTGGGATTGATTGGCGGCCTTCTAACCGGCGCCGTAGCTGTTGCCGGCATCCTCTGGGTCCAGCGTACGATTCTGGCCCCGGTCAAAGAAGTAACTCGTGTAGCACGCGCCATTGCTGAGGGCGACCTTTCGGCGCGCATCGTCCACGACCGACCGGACGAGGTGGGCGATCTGCAGCGCGCGCTGCTGATGATGCTGATCAACACCGCCGGCATTATTGGCCAGATCAAAGAAAACACCTTCCGCCTCAACCAGTCGGCGGTGCATTTGAACGGCGCCAGCGTCGAACTGTCCAACAGCGCCGAAGCGGCATCGGAACAATCTTCAACCATTGCCGCCGCCGCCGAAGAGATGAATCAGAATTTGCAGGTAATGTCCAGCGCCATCGAAGAAATGTCGATTACGATTGGCGAGGTTGCACGCAAGACGGCCCAGGCCGCTCAGCTTGTGGCGGAAACCAACAACCGCGCCGCGAATTCGGACGACATTGTCAGCACGCTCAGCCAGAAAGCGCAGAACATTGGCAAGGTGATCGATGCCATCGCCAGCATTGCTGATCAAACAAAATTGCTGGCGCTGAACGCTTCCATCGAAGCGGCCAACGCCGGCGACGCCGGCCGCGGTTTCGCCGTGGTGGCCTCGGAGGTCAAGGAGCTTGCCCGGCAGTCCTTCGAGTCTGCCGAGGAAATCAAGACGGAGATTACAGGCATCCAGCAGAGTTCGGCGGAAGTCGTGCGCGCCATCAATGAGATCCGAGATTATGTGCAGCAGGTTACTGAAATCAGCCAGGCCATTGCATCGGCTGTCGAAGAGCAATCGACCACAGCGCGTGAATCGGCCTCCAACATCAGTCAGCTGACCCAGGCCTCCAGCAGCGTGGCGGCCAATATCAATGGCGTTTCGCAGAGCGTGAAGGTCAGCTCCAGCAACGCCGAGCAGGCTACGGCGATGGTAAGCGAACTCAACGGCATGGTGCAAAATCTGAGCGCCATGGTTCAACGCTTCGCCGTCTAG
- a CDS encoding HNH endonuclease, which yields MTKSRPDASEQSADTDGPLPAPFLAADAFPVDSGLLRREKDQARELRSSAWWRKKIAAGECYYCGRHFAPSELTMDHIVPLSRGGRSVKANLAACCKDCNNRKKNLLPVEWADYLQRLRRELL from the coding sequence ATGACGAAATCAAGACCGGACGCCTCTGAGCAGTCCGCCGATACGGACGGCCCCTTGCCTGCGCCTTTCCTGGCCGCTGACGCCTTTCCCGTAGACAGCGGCCTGCTGCGTCGCGAAAAAGATCAGGCGCGCGAGTTGCGCAGCAGCGCCTGGTGGCGTAAGAAAATCGCGGCCGGCGAATGTTACTACTGTGGCCGACATTTTGCCCCTTCCGAGCTTACCATGGATCACATTGTTCCGCTTTCACGGGGCGGGCGGAGCGTGAAAGCGAACCTTGCCGCCTGTTGTAAGGATTGCAACAATCGCAAGAAGAACCTGCTGCCAGTGGAGTGGGCTGATTACCTGCAGCGACTGCGGCGTGAATTGCTATAG
- a CDS encoding DegT/DnrJ/EryC1/StrS aminotransferase family protein, with the protein MASPGLYLNLNEKKARPIEAARPSLSKQELESVLNCLIEDRLDQADITRRFERSFASSFAFKHALAVNSLAAAYHLAFLALELDQEDAVLMSALAPAPACDAARYCRATPVLIDLARSSFHPDGEAFVQRAVELRGAAETPRRVAAVLDHSFGAPFSPDVAQLNQNGVLLIEDITGLAGSEREGEYFGKSAQIAVCGLSENDLLTTGNGAMIVTQDSRLYKRMHALRYGAKRESGELAFDYRLGDFQAAMGLDQLSRLGVTLARRKKIGQKYLDSMRSTSHETYFRNPGIDAYLRFPVVVNKSHDEIMRYFNSLQIGVLRAAEPPLHHLLGLARLEYPNAERIYQKSICVPVYPALTANNVERIAASLRGLI; encoded by the coding sequence GTGGCCAGTCCAGGATTGTATCTGAATCTAAATGAAAAAAAAGCCCGACCGATCGAAGCGGCGCGCCCGAGCTTGAGCAAGCAGGAGCTGGAGTCGGTTCTCAACTGTCTGATCGAGGACCGATTGGATCAGGCCGATATCACCCGCCGCTTCGAACGCAGCTTTGCCAGCAGCTTTGCCTTCAAGCACGCCCTGGCCGTCAACTCGCTGGCCGCCGCCTACCATCTTGCTTTTCTCGCTCTGGAACTGGATCAAGAGGATGCAGTATTGATGAGCGCACTGGCGCCCGCGCCGGCCTGCGATGCAGCGCGCTACTGTCGCGCCACGCCGGTCTTGATCGACCTGGCGCGCAGCAGCTTTCACCCGGACGGGGAGGCATTTGTCCAGCGCGCCGTGGAACTGCGCGGCGCCGCGGAGACGCCGCGACGCGTCGCAGCTGTGCTCGATCATAGCTTTGGCGCCCCCTTCTCGCCTGATGTGGCGCAGCTCAATCAAAACGGAGTGCTGTTGATTGAAGACATCACCGGACTGGCCGGCTCAGAACGCGAGGGCGAATACTTTGGAAAAAGTGCGCAGATAGCCGTTTGCGGACTGAGCGAGAACGACCTGTTGACCACCGGCAATGGCGCCATGATCGTTACTCAAGATTCTCGTCTCTACAAGCGTATGCACGCTCTGCGCTACGGCGCCAAACGCGAAAGCGGCGAGCTGGCCTTTGATTATCGCCTCGGCGATTTTCAGGCGGCGATGGGTCTCGATCAACTTTCCCGCCTGGGCGTAACGCTCGCACGCCGCAAGAAGATCGGCCAGAAATATCTGGATTCTATGCGCAGCACATCGCATGAGACCTACTTTCGCAATCCAGGCATCGACGCCTACCTTCGCTTTCCGGTTGTCGTTAACAAGAGCCACGACGAAATAATGCGTTACTTCAACTCATTGCAAATCGGCGTGTTGCGCGCCGCTGAGCCGCCGCTGCATCATTTGCTTGGACTGGCGCGGCTGGAATATCCCAATGCCGAACGAATCTACCAGAAGTCGATCTGTGTACCGGTCTACCCGGCATTGACCGCAAATAATGTGGAGCGTATCGCCGCCAGTTTGCGCGGCTTGATCTAA
- the tilS gene encoding tRNA lysidine(34) synthetase TilS: protein MKSSAPREFGSLLLQRWPQLDWPRQLPPLVLFSGGADSSFLLLAMLGLAQLGRLQQPIVLHIDHGLRKESEEDARAALALCRQLDLSVFLERRRVDLFARRAAMNLEEAGRELRYRIASRLAQKLGGAFLCTGHHADDYVESVLLHWLRGGGPGALATLPLWSMRGEVRLCRPLLCLSAAEIREALRLAGVPWREDASNQSDQYRRNRLRHSILPALQAEGLDAPRLWRLSHALPEWQPAGAIVDHLWIDRRLLTGASPAACKSAFDPALRRLQLAPLSASAALELSRLLASGERPRLRYRCSQWLLWSDERSPFWLLRADCALLQPACWSPGSNEQTLLRYNGQQRNLRLAAGQELRLFEPGMRLQTAGGTRKLKQWFQEQSVPAPFRSCLPLVYNPASALVEQVLLSFVPGLRDGRFSGKAPPAAEAGLTGQ, encoded by the coding sequence ATGAAATCTAGTGCGCCTCGGGAATTTGGAAGTCTGTTGTTGCAGCGCTGGCCGCAGCTCGATTGGCCGCGCCAATTGCCGCCGCTTGTTCTTTTTTCTGGCGGCGCCGATTCAAGCTTTCTGCTGCTGGCTATGCTTGGCCTTGCGCAGCTTGGACGCCTCCAACAACCGATTGTTTTGCATATCGATCACGGCCTGCGCAAAGAATCGGAAGAGGATGCTCGAGCGGCGCTGGCCCTCTGTCGGCAGCTGGATCTGAGCGTCTTTCTGGAGCGCCGCCGCGTCGACCTTTTTGCGCGCCGCGCCGCAATGAATCTGGAGGAGGCGGGCCGCGAACTGCGCTACCGAATCGCAAGTCGCCTGGCGCAAAAATTGGGCGGCGCTTTTCTGTGTACCGGCCACCACGCCGACGACTACGTGGAAAGCGTATTGCTGCACTGGCTGCGCGGCGGCGGGCCTGGCGCGCTGGCAACTTTGCCCTTGTGGTCGATGCGCGGCGAGGTGCGGCTCTGTCGCCCCTTGTTGTGTCTGAGCGCAGCCGAAATTCGGGAAGCGCTGCGCCTGGCCGGAGTTCCGTGGCGCGAAGATGCTAGCAACCAGTCCGATCAATATCGGCGCAATCGCTTACGACATAGCATTCTACCCGCCTTGCAGGCGGAAGGCCTGGATGCGCCGCGGCTGTGGCGCCTGTCCCACGCCTTGCCTGAATGGCAGCCGGCCGGGGCAATTGTCGATCACCTCTGGATCGATCGCCGACTGCTGACTGGCGCATCGCCAGCGGCGTGCAAATCGGCCTTCGATCCGGCTTTGCGTCGCTTGCAACTTGCGCCGCTGAGTGCCAGCGCCGCACTCGAGCTATCGCGCCTGCTGGCCAGCGGCGAGCGACCGCGTCTGCGCTATCGCTGCAGCCAATGGCTGCTGTGGTCCGATGAGCGCTCGCCCTTCTGGCTGTTGCGCGCCGACTGCGCGCTGCTTCAACCGGCTTGCTGGTCGCCTGGCAGCAACGAGCAAACGCTGCTGCGCTACAATGGCCAGCAGCGCAACCTGCGCCTGGCAGCAGGTCAGGAGTTGCGTCTTTTTGAACCGGGCATGCGCCTTCAAACGGCCGGCGGTACTCGAAAGCTCAAGCAATGGTTTCAAGAACAGAGCGTGCCGGCGCCTTTTCGCTCCTGTCTGCCTTTGGTCTACAACCCTGCAAGTGCGCTGGTCGAACAGGTTTTGCTTTCTTTTGTTCCAGGCCTGCGCGACGGGCGCTTCTCCGGAAAGGCGCCGCCCGCTGCCGAAGCGGGCTTGACAGGCCAGTGA
- a CDS encoding 1-acyl-sn-glycerol-3-phosphate acyltransferase, whose product MAHKKFFRSPEESEFQGKPLDYVLLRKVPHSFLDWLSAFTRLETEGLDHIPRRGPVVVTPNHSGVLGWDALAVQNEILKRVRRFPRTMSHNFWHSSEALRFLSARLGFIPQDFKTAIRILRRNNLLLIFPEAESGNFKPSTQMYQVQDFNPGFVSLAMMSNAPIIPACVLGAEESHLNLGTIDWFEKSHGLRIPLPLNLFPLPSKWKIIFLEPISLGKYGRKDARHIEFLTEVAQNVRMRIQQRINRELVKRGVLKFLLDG is encoded by the coding sequence TTGGCTCATAAGAAGTTTTTCCGCTCGCCTGAGGAATCGGAGTTTCAGGGTAAACCGCTGGACTATGTGCTCCTGCGCAAGGTCCCGCATAGTTTTCTGGATTGGCTGAGCGCTTTTACCCGACTGGAGACCGAAGGTCTGGATCATATTCCGCGGCGCGGACCGGTCGTAGTCACGCCCAATCACAGCGGCGTGCTGGGCTGGGATGCGCTGGCCGTGCAGAATGAAATCTTGAAGCGCGTGCGCCGATTTCCGCGAACGATGTCGCACAATTTCTGGCACAGCAGCGAGGCCTTGCGGTTTCTTTCGGCGCGCCTTGGCTTCATTCCTCAGGACTTTAAGACTGCCATTCGTATCTTGCGGCGCAACAATCTGCTGTTGATCTTTCCAGAGGCCGAATCAGGGAACTTCAAGCCCAGCACGCAGATGTATCAGGTGCAGGACTTCAACCCTGGCTTTGTCTCGCTGGCCATGATGTCCAATGCTCCGATCATTCCAGCCTGCGTGCTGGGCGCCGAAGAATCGCACTTGAATCTGGGCACCATCGATTGGTTCGAAAAATCTCATGGCCTGCGCATTCCCTTGCCGCTCAATTTGTTTCCGCTGCCAAGCAAATGGAAGATCATCTTTCTGGAGCCGATATCGCTGGGCAAGTACGGTCGCAAGGATGCGCGGCATATTGAGTTTTTGACGGAAGTGGCGCAGAACGTTCGGATGCGCATCCAGCAGCGCATCAACCGCGAGCTGGTGAAACGCGGCGTACTGAAATTCCTGCTGGATGGATAG
- a CDS encoding sterol desaturase family protein, giving the protein MTEFEVPNYIVYAIPFFFLLIGLEALLGRLAKRDYYQLNDSINDLSMGSYQQLLGVLLRSTIFLSYFLLYDLIWTRYRLLTFEADSVAGWILGFFLVDFAYYWFHRKSHEVAIIWGSHEPHHQSQEYNLSVALRQGAFQGLFSWPFYLPIALLGIHPIIFFTHSQFNTIYQFWIHTRAIGRMGFLEAFLNTPSHHRVHHGVNPKYIDRNHAGTLIIWDKLFGTFQAEEEEPAYGTVKPLNSWNPLWGQLRYWTELARKSAHAPGLWKKMLVWLKGPGWDPLNPQAPEHIPEVSRRDQRRYNPPMGRGLAIYALLQFALTIVISLAVLQVGPRQLDAWHLVLAGFALISMLSIGALMEGQSWGSLLEGLRLGALGGGGALWLSSIGLPAPISMMAALAGVALAAWMLFAPPSLRRPASA; this is encoded by the coding sequence ATGACCGAATTCGAAGTTCCAAACTACATTGTTTATGCGATTCCGTTTTTCTTCCTGCTGATTGGCCTGGAGGCGCTCCTCGGTCGGCTGGCCAAACGCGACTACTACCAGCTCAATGATTCGATCAACGATTTGAGCATGGGCAGCTACCAGCAGCTGCTTGGCGTCTTGCTGCGTAGCACCATCTTTCTCAGCTACTTTCTGCTCTATGATCTTATCTGGACCCGCTATCGCCTCCTTACGTTCGAAGCAGACAGCGTAGCCGGTTGGATTCTGGGCTTTTTTCTGGTCGATTTTGCCTACTACTGGTTTCATCGCAAGAGCCACGAGGTTGCAATCATCTGGGGTTCGCATGAACCGCACCACCAGAGTCAGGAATACAACCTTTCCGTCGCCCTGCGTCAGGGCGCCTTCCAGGGCCTATTCTCCTGGCCCTTTTATCTGCCGATTGCCTTGCTTGGAATTCATCCAATCATCTTTTTTACGCACAGCCAGTTCAATACCATCTACCAGTTCTGGATTCACACCCGCGCCATCGGTCGCATGGGCTTCCTGGAAGCATTCTTGAATACGCCATCCCACCACCGGGTGCACCACGGAGTGAATCCAAAGTACATCGACCGCAATCACGCCGGAACGCTGATCATCTGGGACAAACTCTTTGGCACCTTCCAGGCCGAAGAAGAGGAGCCAGCCTACGGTACGGTAAAGCCGCTCAACAGCTGGAATCCGCTTTGGGGCCAGCTGCGCTACTGGACGGAACTTGCCCGCAAGTCGGCGCACGCGCCAGGTCTGTGGAAGAAGATGCTGGTCTGGCTAAAGGGACCGGGATGGGATCCGCTCAACCCGCAGGCCCCCGAGCATATTCCAGAGGTTTCGCGGCGCGACCAACGACGTTACAATCCGCCAATGGGTCGAGGTCTGGCCATCTATGCCCTGTTGCAGTTTGCTTTAACGATAGTGATCAGTCTGGCCGTCCTGCAAGTTGGCCCCAGGCAGCTGGACGCCTGGCATCTTGTACTGGCCGGCTTCGCCCTGATCAGCATGCTATCCATTGGCGCCCTGATGGAGGGGCAAAGCTGGGGCTCGCTGCTGGAAGGCCTGCGCCTTGGCGCACTGGGCGGCGGCGGCGCTTTATGGCTCAGCAGCATTGGTCTGCCAGCGCCAATCTCGATGATGGCGGCCCTTGCCGGCGTTGCTCTGGCCGCCTGGATGCTTTTTGCCCCGCCCAGTTTGAGACGGCCTGCATCGGCCTGA
- a CDS encoding histidine phosphatase family protein, translating into MNLTAKDQNPRIICVRHGKPTVRYGRSLWQWTAAAELNALFDAYDRAGLEADWNRRRLPGKISAYALSSDLPRAMQTAELYSGVNADGIESSALLREAPLARLPMRWRGPLAAMLAVSRFGWYSGWLRCTETRRQTLLRARHAADLVVARVIEQGEVAVYSHGFFLWLLGAELRRRGWDSPKRGRYRYLEQAEFRPRAGEEGLALKVRESRLQRRRSVADGKSTAP; encoded by the coding sequence ATGAATTTGACGGCTAAGGACCAGAATCCTCGAATCATCTGCGTACGACACGGAAAACCGACGGTGCGCTACGGCCGCTCTCTCTGGCAATGGACAGCCGCCGCCGAATTGAATGCGCTCTTTGATGCCTACGACCGGGCCGGTCTGGAAGCGGACTGGAACCGAAGGCGCCTGCCTGGAAAAATCAGCGCTTACGCCCTCTCCTCCGATTTGCCGCGCGCAATGCAAACCGCCGAGCTTTACAGCGGCGTGAATGCCGATGGCATCGAGAGCAGCGCTCTATTGCGCGAGGCTCCGCTGGCCAGACTGCCAATGCGCTGGCGCGGTCCGCTGGCGGCGATGCTTGCCGTCTCTCGCTTTGGATGGTACAGCGGCTGGCTGCGCTGCACTGAAACGCGTCGCCAGACGCTGCTGCGCGCCCGCCATGCAGCGGATCTGGTGGTGGCGCGCGTCATCGAGCAGGGCGAAGTGGCCGTTTACTCTCATGGTTTTTTTCTGTGGCTGCTTGGCGCGGAGCTGCGTCGTCGCGGCTGGGATTCGCCAAAGCGCGGTCGCTATCGTTACCTGGAGCAGGCCGAATTCAGGCCGCGCGCTGGCGAGGAAGGTCTGGCGCTCAAAGTTCGCGAGAGCCGTCTTCAAAGGCGCCGCTCTGTAGCTGACGGTAAATCGACAGCACCTTGA
- a CDS encoding SDR family oxidoreductase gives MDLKDRIVAVTGGAGGIGLAMLQRFAASGAIPAALDLTPERCDRAAHELRKLHPRAGAWTCNVASEESVTAAFQALRSNYGRIDVAVLNAGILDDGLLLRVDRTTGKVKARMSLAQWQRVIDVNLTGVFLSGREAAAIMVEEGGGVIIPIASVAMHGNAGQSNYSAAKAGVAALTRLWAQELSRFKIRVAGIAPGFVATEMVLKDMNQQALDLWKSRIPIGRLGDPQEIADAAHFIACNELVNGVVLEISGGVKI, from the coding sequence ATGGATTTGAAAGATCGTATCGTAGCAGTCACCGGCGGCGCGGGCGGAATCGGCCTGGCCATGCTGCAGCGTTTTGCCGCCTCCGGCGCCATTCCGGCGGCTCTGGACCTGACGCCGGAGCGCTGCGACCGCGCCGCGCACGAATTGCGTAAGTTGCATCCGCGCGCCGGCGCCTGGACCTGCAATGTGGCCAGCGAGGAAAGCGTGACAGCGGCCTTCCAGGCGCTGCGCTCCAACTACGGACGCATCGATGTTGCCGTGCTCAATGCCGGCATACTGGATGATGGCCTCCTGTTGCGCGTCGATCGGACGACCGGCAAAGTAAAGGCGCGCATGTCGCTGGCGCAATGGCAGCGCGTAATCGATGTAAATTTGACCGGCGTATTTCTCAGCGGCCGGGAGGCGGCGGCGATTATGGTCGAAGAGGGCGGCGGCGTGATCATTCCGATCGCATCGGTAGCCATGCATGGCAATGCTGGCCAGAGCAACTATTCAGCGGCCAAAGCCGGCGTGGCCGCGCTGACGCGACTGTGGGCGCAAGAATTATCGCGCTTCAAGATTCGCGTGGCCGGCATTGCGCCTGGCTTTGTAGCAACCGAGATGGTTCTGAAAGATATGAATCAACAGGCGCTGGACCTCTGGAAGTCGCGAATTCCCATCGGCCGACTGGGCGACCCGCAGGAGATTGCCGATGCAGCGCATTTTATTGCCTGCAATGAACTGGTCAATGGCGTCGTCCTGGAAATCAGCGGCGGCGTAAAAATCTAG